The Dehalococcoidia bacterium genome includes the window CCTGCCGGCCGCCTACCTGAACGTGGTGGACCTTCTCCATCATCGCTACCTGGTGATGACGGAGGCCGCTGTGCGCAAGGCCGAGGAGCTGTGGGGCGAGGCCCGCGACCGCGAGCGGGCCCTGCGGAGGTGATAGTCATGGCCAAGGCCCTCCACCCCACCCAGGTCATCGTCCGCCCCCTCATCACCGAGAAAGCGGCGCGGCTGGCCGAGGAGAACAAGTACGTCTTCCAGGTCCACCCTGACGCCGACAAGACGCAGATCAAGGACGCGGTGCAGCGGGTCTTCGGCGTCAAGGTGGTCAAGGTCAACATCGTCAACCTGCAGCGCAAGTCGCGGCGGACCCGCGGCGGCCACATCCTCCACGGCCAGCGCT containing:
- the rplW gene encoding 50S ribosomal protein L23, whose amino-acid sequence is MAKALHPTQVIVRPLITEKAARLAEENKYVFQVHPDADKTQIKDAVQRVFGVKVVKVNIVNLQRKSRRTRGGHILHGQRWKKAIVTLAEGHKIELFEGV